GCAACTTTTGCTTCTGCCTCTAACGGACCCTGCGGTAAAGGCAAATGCTTACTCAAAGTAGCTATCATTGATCCCTCATGGTCACGTATTATAACCCCAATGCCGATGGTGTGAAGGTCTAGGAAGAGTGCGGCGTCGACAATAGCTTTGTACCATGGATGGGATGGTGGAATCCAACGAGCATCCGCTTGCTCTTTGAAGAGAGGCCGGGCAAGGTGAGCTAGCTGGAATTCATCGAGGATGGACCGTGCATTGTGGATAAGCTCATGGCAAGTCTGTCTAGTGGATCCAAGCCTTGCCTTGTTACGGTGTACCACATGCACCACGCTATTGTGATAATGAGTTCAATCAAATCGTTACCCATGTGCTGCACAAAGAGCAGATACCAGAGAATGTCAATAAACTCTCTGAAGCTCACACCCGTAGAATCAAAATTTATTCCTGTGGCCATCCATACTTCATGTGCTTTGGTGCAATCATAAAACAAATGCCCACTTGTTTCCTCAGCCAATCCGCAAGCTTCACAGGTTGCATTGTCGATCACTCTGCAACGGCAAAGGTTTACCTTCGTAAGGATGATGTTACGGCTTGCTCTCCATGCAAAAGTTTTTAGCTTGGTAGGTATACCGAGGCTCCAAATTGTTTACCAGAATTGTCCGGTCATATCATTGGTTGAGGCCCCCTCCATGGTTGCGTTTGGTGATGAGGCAATATTTAATcatatgtgtatatatgtacattgtttgcaaaaaaaaaaaaaaaaaaaaaaaaaaacttaaaaaaaaaatcaaaagaccaagtattctatttttttcataaaaaaaattatgtttgaaataaactaaaataatgaaCTATTTTCAGATAGGCGTTGTGGGATACCTAAtaccttccccacacgtaaccaaGCTTTCGAGTCCAAGATTTTTGATTAAAAGACTTTTGGTTTATCTTAGTTAATGAACCTTTAAAATTTAGTTTAGTTAATTAggtaacttaaaataaaattagacatttaggtgaccaatcacacctaatACAAAACTAATGATTGGTGGcggtttctaaaataaaaaaggataaaggtttagctacaaaattggttgtatcCTAAAGgtacaatcttactcaataaaataaacattactacatattttgaaaatctaaccgttgaattgcatatttttatgctcttaatatacatgtcaaattttgtaccaATCAGATCTTacttactatatgatctataagtttatattttatacataattttaaactacaaaaacttgcaatttgaaaaatttattaatgacataactattgatatttaattttctaaaatttttatgagtatgaagaatataaaagaaaatgttatctaataatggatttgtcaaaatttatctGCAATagaaagatattgagtaaaattataacttaaaactataattaattttgtaactaaattttacctaaataaaaatgagagaaagtAAATCACATAAACACCCTATTCtagatacacaaacacatagGAGGAGTCCCATTGCCAAGAATCCAATGTGCCACACGAAACCgataattttcaatatttttggaACGTCCACAACTGTACCCTCGTACTTTCATAATTTTACCTGATCTAAAATGTGGGTAATTTTTggtcaaaaatgaaaaatatgtaaatttgacatttttttaccTCTGAATTTATTAAGCTGTATAACTGTAAACTGTTCCTGAACGTTTCTGTCTCTCTTTCTGTGTGTGTGGTTCAGCGCATTTGATACAAGATATAGGAAAATGGGGTCATGGCGGTGGTCCTCCAGCTCTGCGTTTTACCCCAGCTACTGCCGTTGTTATGCTCCTCTCCCCctccataatttttcattttcaacaccttcttcttcttcttctttcaagaTTTCTACTGAAATTAAGGCCAGGCTTCAGCTTCaacaccacaacaaaaaaatcaccaccaacaacaacgcCAAGAACAGGAAAAACTTCACTGGTTTCAAAGATATAATCGTCAGATGCACCAGCGACACAACtaacaccgacttggaagaaaaAGTACAGCAAGAACAAGAAGCTGTTGGTTTTGACTCCGTGAGTACAGGACAGGacaatactaataataataaagccgTTGCTGTCTTAGACGAAAAttctaaagaagaagaaggaatatTAGAATTAGCATGGGAATGGGCAGTGCTAGTTTCGCCATTCTTCTTCTGGGGCACAGCTATGGTGGCCATGAAAGAAGTGATTCCAAAGTGTGGCCCTTTCTTCGTTTCCGCCTTTCGTACCATCCCAGCTGGCTCTCTCTTGATCGCATTCGCGGCTTCGCGTGCTCGCCCCTTTCCTTCTGGACTCACCGCTTGGCTTTCCATCACTCTCTTCGCTCTTGTTGATGCCACTTGTTTCCAGGTGATCACCTTTACttattaatttgttaataaaatttgcttGCTCTTAGTAATTAATGACAAATGGTAGTGATGGTATTTGTGGACACAGGGCTTTCTTGCTGAAGGGTTACAGAAGACATCAGCTGGTTTGGGTAGCGTATGTTTTTCCACAATGCACCCTTAATTGTTGTTTCGTTGAATTTTTACTACATTTCTATTCATTTTGAGGTTGTCACTTTTATTACTCACGCACGCACACCAAAGATTGTAACTGTTAATATTTCCAAGTTTCGTCTTTTGTCCTGTAAATTATGGGTTGTCAAGAGCCTTGTACCTCAATTTACATTTCCTATGTATCCTTCCCTCCTCCATTGTAACTTTCGGAAAAAAATAATCAACTTTTGGTTTTGTCTTTATTGTTATTACTGCTACTTTGCTATTTATTTTCAACAATCTTGTGTTTTCATATCTAATTGTTTCACAACACGTCTTGGTAAGCATTTATATAGATATGGATTCAAACACTTCTTCCCGAGGACCAATTACATagatgattcttttttttttttttggaagaaagcAATTCCTCAGGTGGTATAAAttaaaagttaagaatatttAAGGGACATAAATTTCCTTACATTTACCAGTTTTGgtgaaaaatgaatatataggttttttgtttgctttgacTAACTACATCTTCCAAAATGCAGGTGATAATTGACTCTCAACCTTTAACAGTGGCTATACTTGCATCTTTGTTATTTGGTGAGTCCATTGGGTTTGTTGGAGGCGCAGGGCTTGTACTTGGTGTCATAGGACTTTTACTCCTTGAGGTAGACATTGATGTTCCTTCATGTAAATGCAAAATGCTTTTGAGTTtaggtttcttttttcaatttgtcTATTTTGGCTTCAAATATCTCCTTTAATTGCAGACTACTCATAAGAGTAGTAGTGTTAAGCATTAGAAAACTCTGATTTAGGTAACTTTGGTGTGTTGCTGTTTGTGCTTCATTGATCTTTTTGTACTCAGGAAGatacttttgtattttttttttcttttttgggaatgATGTTTTCCGTTTGTTGTTGGTATTTGTGAATTTGATTGATACTCTGTATGGTTTGCAAGTCAAATTCATCTATTAACCGAATATCTTGTGACTATGAATTGCAGTTTATTCCTGCTTTATTCTTAGTGCATATTTATTGGTTTGTTCGTGATTTCAGGACAAAGACacataatttgtttattttttatttttaaggttaTAAAAGTCTCTAGTTGTTGGTAGTGAGTCCTTGTTTTGGTCTGTCATTTATCAAGACTTACTGTACTATTTGAGTATGTAATGggggttttgtcatggaatttCCAAAGGCAGAGATTGTTAAGATTTATATCAGTAATATTGTTGACAATGTAATATGAAAAAAAGAGTTGTAATACTTGGCCATTTGTTGAAGAACAAGTAAAGGTTGTAACTGCTTGAAGAAGTACAATCTGCGAGAGCTCACTTTCTTGCTTGAGCAAAATTGTAATGCTCGCTCAAGCGAAACAACAACTCAACCCAAAAGTTTGTATATCCCTTGCTCAAGAGAGAAAGTCTGACATTATTTTCCAAGTTCagtttgaaaaattttctccagTACCCTACTTATAATTACTTAAAACCATGTCCTTTTAATGGAGGGAGACAGCCATATCACTGTGTATTATTGAAAGCCATTCCCTTGTTTCAAAACCATAAACCCATTGATTCTAGTTCTTGATCTGGCATCCTTATGAAATACCTTTAACCAAGAACCTTGAGAATTCATGCTCTGCTGAAACCACAGAGTTCTCAGCACTGCATCTGTAATCCCAGAGTCCCGGTGTGAAAGAAACGTGTTGTATGTGAAGGGACCCAAATAGAAGAAGTCTAAAGGTTTTGGAATTGCTGTGGTAATGTCAACAAGTTGTCAGCTGGGTCAGTAGAATTTAATCACaaagattttatgaattattcTGTAAACTCCTTTGTTTATAGTGAATTTCCTTGTGGGGTACATAATCATTGGAGTGGTTTTTCCATTGAAGAATCATTTCTTTGGTTTTCTACTTTTACTGAATTGCAGTCTACTTTTACTGAATTGCAGTGTACTTTGCTTTATTGCTTTACTATTACTATGACTGAATTTGTTAATTGAGATTGGATTGTTACTTATGCTTAAGCTAGATATCGATTTACT
This genomic stretch from Castanea sativa cultivar Marrone di Chiusa Pesio chromosome 1, ASM4071231v1 harbors:
- the LOC142622945 gene encoding WAT1-related protein At3g02690, chloroplastic: MGSWRWSSSSAFYPSYCRCYAPLPLHNFSFSTPSSSSSFKISTEIKARLQLQHHNKKITTNNNAKNRKNFTGFKDIIVRCTSDTTNTDLEEKVQQEQEAVGFDSVSTGQDNTNNNKAVAVLDENSKEEEGILELAWEWAVLVSPFFFWGTAMVAMKEVIPKCGPFFVSAFRTIPAGSLLIAFAASRARPFPSGLTAWLSITLFALVDATCFQGFLAEGLQKTSAGLGSVIIDSQPLTVAILASLLFGESIGFVGGAGLVLGVIGLLLLEVSAISFDSSNFTLWGSGEWWMLLAAQSMAIGTVMVRWVSKYSDPIMATGWHMVIGGLPLVIFSILNHDPAVTGSLKEFTANDALALLYTSIFGSAVSYGVFFYNATKGSLTKLSSLTFLTPMFASIFGFLYLGETFSPLQLVGAFVTLVAIYMVNYRNVVE